The following are encoded together in the Daucus carota subsp. sativus chromosome 5, DH1 v3.0, whole genome shotgun sequence genome:
- the LOC108221726 gene encoding serine carboxypeptidase-like isoform X2, which translates to MAAIISCKMAPSFPPLTFSLFLLVLSVSAFSSSVTSSNFADSLADKLIRDLNLSPKHEVNIVPPGTSDTTQNSRLVEKKINLPVLGDSGATVKDLGQHAGFFRLPHSKDARLFYYFFESRNSKDDPVVIWLTGGPGCSSAIALFYENGPFHITKNMSLSWNSFGWDKVSNIIYVDQPVGTGFSYSSAASDIRSNEKGVSDDLYDFLQEFFKAHPNYTNNEFFITGESYAGHYIPAFASRVHQGNKDKEGIPINLKGFAIGNGLTDPAIQYKAYTDFSLDNKIISKSDHDSINKLVPECEKDIKLCATVGNQTCLDAFDACTAIFGAILDVAGNINYYDIRKQCDGGGLCYDFSRVDEFLNLPSVKEALGVHTDYVTCSSIVYNAMQGDWMKDLEVGIPALLEDGVQVLIYAGEYDLICNWLGNSRWVHAMNWSGQKNFTAAPTVPFSVAGAEAGIMQSYGPLTFLKVHNAGLMVPTDQPKASLKMLTRWMQEKLAAAHKQD; encoded by the exons ATGGCTGCAATTATTTCTTGCAAAATGGCACCATCATTCCCTCCTCTAACTTTCTCTCTATTTCTACTTGTTTTATCAGTTTCAGCCTTCTCCTCCTCTGTTACAAGCAGTAATTTCGCAGATTCACTGGCAGATAAACTCATCAGGGACTTAAATTTATCTCCCAAACATGAAGTCAACATTGTTCCACCAGGCACTTCAGATACCACTCAGAATTCCAGGCTGGTTGAAAAGAAAATCAACCTTCCAGTACTTGGAGATTCAGGAGCCACTGTCAAAGATTTAGGCCAGCATGCCGGGTTTTTTCGGCTTCCACATTCTAAAGATGCGAG GCTGTTCTATTATTTCTTTGAATCACGAAATAGCAAAGACGACCCTGTTGTTATATGGCTGACAGGTGGTCCGGGATGTAGCAGTGCGATTGCTCTGTTCTATGAAAATGGTCCTTTCCATATTACAAAAAACATGTCACTTTCTTGGAATTCCTTTGGTTGGGACAAG GTTTCAAACATAATATATGTCGACCAGCCTGTTGGGACTGGTTTTAGCTACTCATCTGCTGCCAGTGACATTCGAAGCAACGAGAAGGGTGTCAGtgatgatttatatgattttctgcaG GAATTCTTTAAGGCGCATCCAAACTACACAAACAATGAGTTTTTCATAACCGGAGAATCATATGCTGGGCACTATATCCCTGCTTTTGCTTCTAGAGTCCATCAAGGAAACAAAGATAAAGAAGGAATTCCAATAAACCTAAAG GGTTTTGCTATCGGGAATGGCCTTACTGATCCAGCAATTCAATACAAAGCATacactgacttttcattagacaACAAGATAATCTCAAAATCTGATCACGACAGTATCAACAAATTGGTTCCAGAATGTGAAAAGGATATTAAACTATGTG CTACCGTAGGGAATCAAACTTGTTTGGATGCCTTCGACGCCTGCACCGCTATATTTGGCGCTATCTTGGACGTTGCTGGAAACATAAAT taCTACGATATTAGAAAGCAATGCGATGGAGGAGGCCTGTGCTACGATTTCTCACGCGTGGACGAGTTCTTGAACCTACCATCAGTTAAAGAGGCGCTTGGTGTACACACTGACTATGTCACTTGTAGTTCAATTGTGTATAATGCCATGCAGGGAGACTGGATGAAGGATCTTGAAGTTGGAATTCCAGCCCTCTTAGAAGATGGAGTTCAAGTGCTTATATATGCAGGAGAGTATGACCTTATCTGCAACTGGCTTG GTAACTCGAGATGGGTTCATGCCATGAACTGGTCCGGTCAGAAGAACTTTACAGCAGCTCCTACTGTTCCATTTTCAGTTGCTGGTGCAGAGGCAGGGATAATGCAAAGCTATGGACCTCTCACTTTCCTCAAG
- the LOC108221726 gene encoding serine carboxypeptidase-like isoform X1 — protein sequence MAAIISCKMAPSFPPLTFSLFLLVLSVSAFSSSVTSSNFADSLADKLIRDLNLSPKHEVNIVPPGTSDTTQNSRLVEKKINLPVLGDSGATVKDLGQHAGFFRLPHSKDARLFYYFFESRNSKDDPVVIWLTGGPGCSSAIALFYENGPFHITKNMSLSWNSFGWDKVSNIIYVDQPVGTGFSYSSAASDIRSNEKGVSDDLYDFLQEFFKAHPNYTNNEFFITGESYAGHYIPAFASRVHQGNKDKEGIPINLKGFAIGNGLTDPAIQYKAYTDFSLDNKIISKSDHDSINKLVPECEKDIKLCATVGNQTCLDAFDACTAIFGAILDVAGNINYYDIRKQCDGGGLCYDFSRVDEFLNLPSVKEALGVHTDYVTCSSIVYNAMQGDWMKDLEVGIPALLEDGVQVLIYAGEYDLICNWLGNSRWVHAMNWSGQKNFTAAPTVPFSVAGAEAGIMQSYGPLTFLKVHNAGHMVPMDQPKPALEMLARWTQGKLATTGKLN from the exons ATGGCTGCAATTATTTCTTGCAAAATGGCACCATCATTCCCTCCTCTAACTTTCTCTCTATTTCTACTTGTTTTATCAGTTTCAGCCTTCTCCTCCTCTGTTACAAGCAGTAATTTCGCAGATTCACTGGCAGATAAACTCATCAGGGACTTAAATTTATCTCCCAAACATGAAGTCAACATTGTTCCACCAGGCACTTCAGATACCACTCAGAATTCCAGGCTGGTTGAAAAGAAAATCAACCTTCCAGTACTTGGAGATTCAGGAGCCACTGTCAAAGATTTAGGCCAGCATGCCGGGTTTTTTCGGCTTCCACATTCTAAAGATGCGAG GCTGTTCTATTATTTCTTTGAATCACGAAATAGCAAAGACGACCCTGTTGTTATATGGCTGACAGGTGGTCCGGGATGTAGCAGTGCGATTGCTCTGTTCTATGAAAATGGTCCTTTCCATATTACAAAAAACATGTCACTTTCTTGGAATTCCTTTGGTTGGGACAAG GTTTCAAACATAATATATGTCGACCAGCCTGTTGGGACTGGTTTTAGCTACTCATCTGCTGCCAGTGACATTCGAAGCAACGAGAAGGGTGTCAGtgatgatttatatgattttctgcaG GAATTCTTTAAGGCGCATCCAAACTACACAAACAATGAGTTTTTCATAACCGGAGAATCATATGCTGGGCACTATATCCCTGCTTTTGCTTCTAGAGTCCATCAAGGAAACAAAGATAAAGAAGGAATTCCAATAAACCTAAAG GGTTTTGCTATCGGGAATGGCCTTACTGATCCAGCAATTCAATACAAAGCATacactgacttttcattagacaACAAGATAATCTCAAAATCTGATCACGACAGTATCAACAAATTGGTTCCAGAATGTGAAAAGGATATTAAACTATGTG CTACCGTAGGGAATCAAACTTGTTTGGATGCCTTCGACGCCTGCACCGCTATATTTGGCGCTATCTTGGACGTTGCTGGAAACATAAAT taCTACGATATTAGAAAGCAATGCGATGGAGGAGGCCTGTGCTACGATTTCTCACGCGTGGACGAGTTCTTGAACCTACCATCAGTTAAAGAGGCGCTTGGTGTACACACTGACTATGTCACTTGTAGTTCAATTGTGTATAATGCCATGCAGGGAGACTGGATGAAGGATCTTGAAGTTGGAATTCCAGCCCTCTTAGAAGATGGAGTTCAAGTGCTTATATATGCAGGAGAGTATGACCTTATCTGCAACTGGCTTG GTAACTCGAGATGGGTTCATGCCATGAACTGGTCCGGTCAGAAGAACTTTACAGCAGCTCCTACTGTTCCATTTTCAGTTGCTGGTGCAGAGGCAGGGATAATGCAAAGCTATGGACCTCTCACTTTCCTCAAG GTACATAATGCCGGTCATATGGTTCCAATGGATCAACCAAAACCTGCTCTAGAGATGCTGGCTAGGTGGACACAGGGAAAACTTGCTACGACAGGAAAACTGAATTAG